In the genome of Balneola sp., one region contains:
- a CDS encoding alpha-amylase, protein MKSFTRSLSLLALLGILFVGCQQPQPETGPILSKVEHPEWSKNANIYEVNIRQYSPEGTFNAFREDLPRLKDMGVKILWLMPIQPIGELNRKGTLGSYYSIKDYKGINPEFGTEEDFRALVDEAHEMGFKVIIDWVANHSSWDNAWTENKDWYTLDEEGNFQPPVDDWSDVIDLNYGNEDMRAAMIDALVYWVREFDIDGYRCDVAGMVPMDFWVDAIAELDKVKDVFMLAEDGEPELLIEVFDMNYAWQYAHIIREIAKGEQTFEDLDALFAEDAERFPSNGYRMYFTSNHDENSWNGTDPGMYGANFENFAVLSATVAGMPLIYNGQESILDKQLEFFEKDEIEWKEYAYEDFYRFLLQLNTENEALWNGSYGGDFTRIESPANTFAFTRKKDEHQVIVAINNSEEPQQISVPVWSSSVYAKYGVTEGEFNSEGANTYDLELPPNKWFILATK, encoded by the coding sequence ATGAAGTCTTTTACTCGTTCCCTTTCTCTACTCGCACTCCTGGGTATTCTTTTCGTGGGCTGTCAACAGCCACAGCCAGAAACCGGGCCTATTCTAAGTAAAGTTGAACACCCCGAATGGAGTAAGAATGCGAATATTTATGAAGTAAATATTCGACAGTACAGTCCTGAAGGAACATTCAATGCATTCAGGGAAGATCTCCCAAGGCTCAAAGATATGGGAGTAAAGATTCTCTGGTTAATGCCCATTCAGCCAATCGGTGAGTTGAATAGAAAAGGAACCTTAGGTAGCTATTATTCCATTAAAGATTACAAAGGTATTAACCCGGAGTTTGGTACTGAGGAAGACTTCAGAGCGCTGGTTGATGAGGCTCATGAAATGGGATTCAAGGTAATTATAGACTGGGTAGCCAACCACTCATCCTGGGATAATGCATGGACTGAGAATAAAGATTGGTATACATTAGATGAAGAAGGGAACTTCCAGCCACCAGTAGACGACTGGAGCGATGTAATTGATCTTAATTACGGTAATGAAGATATGCGAGCTGCAATGATTGACGCTTTGGTGTACTGGGTGCGAGAATTCGATATTGATGGATACCGATGTGATGTAGCTGGTATGGTTCCTATGGATTTTTGGGTAGATGCTATTGCTGAATTGGATAAAGTAAAAGATGTGTTCATGCTTGCTGAAGATGGAGAGCCAGAGTTACTTATCGAAGTATTTGATATGAACTATGCGTGGCAGTATGCTCATATAATCCGCGAAATTGCAAAAGGAGAACAAACCTTTGAGGATTTGGATGCGCTCTTCGCTGAGGATGCAGAACGTTTCCCTTCGAATGGCTATCGCATGTACTTCACCAGCAATCACGATGAAAATTCATGGAATGGAACAGATCCGGGCATGTACGGAGCGAACTTTGAGAACTTTGCGGTATTATCAGCAACAGTAGCGGGTATGCCCCTTATCTATAATGGTCAGGAGTCGATTCTTGATAAGCAGTTAGAGTTTTTTGAAAAGGACGAAATCGAGTGGAAAGAGTATGCATATGAAGATTTCTACCGCTTCCTGCTTCAGTTGAATACTGAAAATGAAGCATTATGGAATGGTAGCTACGGAGGAGATTTTACCCGAATTGAATCACCTGCCAATACCTTTGCTTTTACCAGAAAGAAAGATGAGCATCAGGTGATCGTAGCGATTAATAATTCAGAAGAACCCCAGCAAATCTCAGTGCCAGTGTGGTCTTCAAGTGTGTATGCTAAATATGGGGTAACCGAAGGAGAGTTCAATTCGGAAGGTGCTAATACCTATGATCTTGAGCTCCCTCCAAATAAGTGGTTTATACTGGCCACAAAATAA
- a CDS encoding glycoside hydrolase family 13 protein, with translation MIRNLSLLLLLVLVIGSCVPEKTKEFHAPEWAEGVVWYQIFPERFRDGDPTNQPNRERARGPEGWEITSWTQDWYKRDAWEVNHSDDFYSIVRERRYGGDLQGVIDKLDYLHELGVGVIYFNPVFDAQSMHKYDASYYHHIDRNFGPDPEGDVQQILSEDPGNPETWGWTEGDKLFLQLINEAHKRGMKIVIDGVFNHTGTEFWAFQDLIKNQENSPYKDWYIVTSYDDPNTPENEFDYEGWWGFKGLPVYREENENLTDPVKQHIFEVTKRWMDPNGDGDPSDGVDGWRLDVASEVGKNFWRDWHAYVRSINSEAITVAEIWTDEAKEFITADMFTSVMNYRFTDAVKLFMIDQAISEEAFRDRLVQIESDYPEASLDVLQNLMDSHDTSRLATSVVNKGQAYNPDAYPNEDYEVRKPNSRERSIQKLAALFQYTWKGAPMIYYGTESGMWGADDPDDRKPMVWPDLVYEDETYHPYGWERPVDSNNFDEALFGYYKKLGEIRNISEALKRGSARFTVLEKEFISFERVLDSEPTVIVSINWSDSVKSISLPACPATDLLSGDEIQQEQISVSSLSAMIIQLNCRG, from the coding sequence ATGATCAGGAATCTATCTTTATTACTCCTTTTAGTATTAGTGATAGGTTCCTGTGTACCTGAAAAGACCAAAGAATTTCATGCTCCTGAATGGGCGGAAGGGGTAGTCTGGTACCAAATATTTCCCGAGCGATTTAGAGATGGTGATCCAACTAACCAGCCTAACCGTGAAAGGGCTAGGGGTCCCGAAGGTTGGGAGATCACTTCCTGGACTCAAGACTGGTATAAAAGAGATGCCTGGGAGGTGAATCACTCTGATGACTTCTATTCGATAGTTAGAGAGAGAAGATATGGGGGAGATCTTCAGGGAGTGATTGATAAACTGGATTATTTGCACGAATTAGGTGTTGGTGTTATTTATTTTAATCCTGTGTTTGATGCTCAAAGCATGCACAAATATGATGCAAGTTATTACCATCATATTGATCGTAATTTTGGACCCGATCCGGAGGGAGATGTACAACAAATTCTGAGTGAAGATCCCGGCAATCCCGAAACCTGGGGGTGGACGGAAGGAGATAAGCTTTTCCTTCAGCTTATAAATGAAGCACATAAAAGGGGAATGAAAATTGTAATCGATGGGGTCTTCAATCATACCGGTACCGAATTCTGGGCTTTTCAAGATTTAATAAAGAATCAGGAAAACTCACCTTATAAGGATTGGTACATCGTTACTTCTTATGATGATCCCAATACCCCGGAAAACGAATTTGATTATGAAGGATGGTGGGGCTTTAAAGGGCTTCCGGTATACCGGGAAGAAAATGAGAACCTAACTGATCCTGTCAAGCAACACATCTTTGAAGTAACCAAAAGATGGATGGATCCTAATGGAGATGGAGACCCCAGTGATGGCGTAGATGGGTGGAGGTTAGATGTTGCTTCAGAAGTGGGGAAAAACTTTTGGAGAGATTGGCATGCGTATGTACGAAGCATTAATTCTGAAGCCATTACAGTTGCTGAAATTTGGACCGATGAAGCCAAAGAGTTCATAACCGCAGATATGTTTACCTCTGTAATGAATTATCGATTTACAGACGCTGTAAAGCTTTTTATGATCGATCAGGCCATATCAGAAGAGGCATTCAGGGATCGATTAGTACAAATTGAAAGTGATTACCCGGAAGCTAGTTTAGATGTACTCCAAAACCTGATGGATTCTCATGATACTTCACGCCTAGCTACTTCTGTAGTTAATAAGGGACAGGCCTATAATCCTGACGCTTATCCAAATGAAGACTATGAGGTTAGGAAGCCTAACTCCAGAGAACGATCAATTCAGAAATTAGCGGCTTTATTTCAATACACCTGGAAAGGAGCTCCAATGATTTATTATGGAACTGAATCAGGTATGTGGGGTGCCGACGACCCGGACGATAGAAAACCAATGGTATGGCCAGATCTTGTGTATGAGGATGAAACATATCATCCTTATGGATGGGAACGTCCTGTGGATTCGAATAACTTTGATGAAGCCTTATTCGGCTATTATAAAAAACTAGGTGAAATCAGGAATATTTCGGAAGCACTTAAACGAGGAAGTGCCAGGTTCACAGTTCTTGAAAAGGAGTTTATTTCATTTGAACGAGTGCTTGATTCAGAACCAACGGTCATTGTTTCTATTAACTGGAGTGATTCCGTTAAGTCTATATCCTTACCTGCGTGTCCAGCAACTGATTTATTAAGTGGCGACGAAATCCAACAAGAACAAATATCTGTTTCTTCTCTATCTGCAATGATTATCCAACTCAACTGCCGCGGATAA
- a CDS encoding MFS transporter, producing MSDKVTQRPRLNFWQIWNMSFGFLGIQMGFALQNANTSRIFETLGADTSSLAIYWLAAPVTGLIVQPIIGYYSDRTWLPKWGRRRPYFALGAITGAIALVAMPNSAALWIAVGVLWIMDASINITMEPFRAFVGDLLPDEQRTSGFAMQSFFIGIGALVASFLPWIFANWLNIPNTAPEGVIPPSVKYSFYIGAAMYFITVMWTVFSTKEYPPEEDENHDEPAMASGEEEFFTKKFTKIGIISILIGAVFSLYVALSGIDQQLHVLGGGLIFFGLVHLIGSALTKNGQTKSALVHIVKDFNSMPKTMVQLAVVQFFTWFALFSMWIYTTSAVTSHIYGTDDTTSLLYNQGADMVSNLFGGYNGIAALAAILLPWVARKTSRKATHMIALFFGGAGLISIYFISEPNLLWLSMIGVGIAWASILSMPYAILSGSIPPDKMGYYMGVFNFFIVIPQILAASLLGFILTTFFGGQTVMILLTGGVSMIVAGLLCLRIDDEVSVAST from the coding sequence ATGTCTGATAAAGTCACACAAAGACCGAGGCTCAATTTTTGGCAAATCTGGAATATGAGTTTTGGATTCCTTGGAATTCAGATGGGATTTGCGCTTCAAAACGCAAACACCAGTAGAATCTTCGAAACTCTTGGAGCTGACACTTCAAGCCTTGCCATATATTGGCTTGCTGCTCCGGTTACAGGACTCATTGTACAACCAATCATTGGATATTATTCAGACAGAACCTGGTTACCTAAATGGGGGAGGAGGCGCCCTTATTTTGCATTGGGCGCAATTACCGGGGCAATTGCGTTGGTAGCTATGCCAAACTCTGCAGCACTTTGGATTGCTGTAGGTGTACTTTGGATTATGGATGCTTCTATCAACATCACAATGGAACCATTCAGAGCATTTGTGGGTGATTTATTGCCAGATGAACAAAGAACTTCTGGGTTTGCGATGCAGAGTTTCTTTATTGGGATTGGTGCTCTTGTAGCTTCATTCTTGCCGTGGATTTTTGCAAACTGGCTAAACATTCCTAATACTGCTCCTGAGGGAGTGATACCCCCATCGGTGAAATACTCATTCTACATCGGTGCGGCTATGTACTTCATTACCGTTATGTGGACGGTCTTTTCGACTAAGGAATATCCGCCTGAGGAAGATGAGAATCATGATGAGCCGGCTATGGCCTCAGGTGAAGAGGAATTCTTCACAAAAAAGTTTACCAAGATTGGAATCATTTCAATTCTAATCGGTGCAGTCTTTTCATTGTATGTTGCCCTCTCAGGAATTGATCAACAGCTTCATGTATTGGGAGGTGGGTTAATATTCTTTGGTTTGGTACACCTGATTGGTTCGGCCTTAACAAAGAACGGACAAACAAAATCAGCATTGGTGCATATTGTTAAGGATTTCAATTCCATGCCCAAAACTATGGTACAGCTGGCTGTCGTTCAGTTCTTTACCTGGTTTGCGTTATTCTCAATGTGGATTTATACAACTTCAGCAGTTACTTCCCATATCTATGGTACGGATGATACAACGTCATTGCTCTACAACCAGGGAGCTGATATGGTGAGTAATTTGTTTGGAGGATATAACGGTATTGCTGCACTTGCTGCGATCCTACTACCCTGGGTAGCTAGAAAAACAAGCAGGAAGGCCACCCATATGATAGCCTTATTCTTTGGTGGGGCAGGACTGATATCCATTTACTTCATATCCGAGCCTAATTTGCTTTGGTTAAGTATGATCGGTGTTGGTATTGCCTGGGCAAGTATTCTTTCCATGCCTTATGCAATCCTTTCCGGTTCTATCCCACCAGATAAGATGGGATACTACATGGGGGTATTCAATTTCTTTATTGTAATTCCTCAAATATTGGCTGCATCGCTGTTAGGATTTATACTCACTACTTTTTTTGGTGGCCAAACTGTGATGATATTGCTGACTGGCGGTGTCTCCATGATCGTAGCAGGACTTCTTTGTTTAAGAATAGACGACGAAGTAAGTGTAGCTTCAACCTAA